The Myxococcales bacterium DNA window ACCCGGACCGCGCTCACGGCCGCCGCGCCAGCGCCGCTCGATCGGGGCCCGCGCCACCTGCTCGAGGCCCAGCGCCTGGCCCGGGTCGGCAGCTTCACCTACGAGGTCGCGACCGGCCAGGTGTCCTGGTCGGACATGATGTACCAGCTGCACGACCGCGACCCGAGCCGACCCCCGACCGTCACCCAGGCCGAGTACCTCGCGATCGGCCATCCCGACGACGTCGATCGCATGTTCGCCGCGGGCCGCGCCGCGCTCGCCAGCGCCGGCGAGGCCGAGGCCACCTACCGGGTCCGGCGCGCCGACGGCTCGTGGCGCCACCTCCAGACCCGCATGGTGTGCGAGCGGACCGACGACGGCACGCCGATCTTGATCACCGGCATCGTCAAGGACGTCAGCGACGAGCTCTTGGCCCGCGACGAGCTGATCCGCGACCGCGAGCGCGCGCGCGACGACGCCGCCGCCAAGACCCGCTTCCTGGCGCAGGTCACGCACGAGCTGCGCACGCCGCTGGCCGGCGTGATCGGCATGATCGACCTGGCCTCGACCGACACCAGCGCGACCGCGCGCGGCGATCACCTGGCCAGCGCCCGCGCCTCGGCGCGCCACCTGCTCGAGCTGATCGACGACCTCCTCGACGCCAGCCGCGAGGACTCGTGGACGATCAACGTCGTCACGATCGACTTCGACCTGCGCGACGTCGTGGCCCAGGCGCTGGCGATGGTGTCGCCGCGGGCGCGCAAGAAGGGCCTGCTGCTCCAGGCCGAGGTGGCCGAGATGATCACCGCGCGCCGGGGCGACCCGCTGCGGCTGCGGCAGATCCTCGTCAACCTGCTCTACAACGCGGTCAAGTACACGCCGCGCGGTCGGGTCAGCATCAGCGTCGTGGCCCAGGACGACGGCGTGATCGTGTTCACGATCGCCGACACCGGCGTCGGCATCGCGACCGAGCAGCAGGCCGCGGTGTTCGAGCCGTTCGTCCAGGCCCACGGCGACGACGTCAACGAGGGCGTCGGCCTCGGGCTGGCCATCACCCGCGAGCTGATCTCGCTCCTGGGCGGCACGATCGTGCTGCGCTCGGAGGTCGGCACCGGCACCGAGGTGACCGTCACGCTGACGCTGCCGACCAGCACCGGCCCCAGCGCCGATCGCCTGCGCGCGATCGATCCGGGGTCGACGCCGTCGCTGCCGCTCCTGCCGGTCAACTCGCGCTCGCTGCGCATCCTGGTGGCCGAGGATCACGCGACCAACGCGGCGATCGCGATGGCGATCCTCGAGCGCGCCGGCCACCGGCCGCTGTGGGTCGGCACCGGCGCCGCGGCGGTCGCGGCGGTCGCGGCCGAGCGCTTCGACGCGGTCCTGATGGACCTCGAGATGCCCGAGCTCGACGGCGCCGAGGCCACGCGCCGGATCCGCGCCGCCGAGCACCGCGGCGGCGCCCTGCGCCTGCCGATCATCGCGCTGTCGGCCCACAAGCACGCCGAGGGCACCGCCGCCGCCGCGGGCATGGACGCGTACCTGGGCAAGCCGCTCGACGCGATCGCGCTCGGCGAGCTGCTCGAGCGGGTCATCGGCGGGGACCTGCGCGGGCCGATCGATCACATGGCGCGCCTGGCCAAGGTCGGGGGCCGCGCCGAGCTGGCGCGCACGATCGTCGGGACCTTCCTCAGCCACCAGCCGAC harbors:
- a CDS encoding response regulator, with translation MSHPLDDALAAAGILTVTLDRAGVVRSASAAAQLLLAWPPTALVGRPIAELLFADHAIMAEYQLVRGTAPTLTTAWKWRTGAGELRPLTATWHQRADGWTGVITRTALTAAAPAPLDRGPRHLLEAQRLARVGSFTYEVATGQVSWSDMMYQLHDRDPSRPPTVTQAEYLAIGHPDDVDRMFAAGRAALASAGEAEATYRVRRADGSWRHLQTRMVCERTDDGTPILITGIVKDVSDELLARDELIRDRERARDDAAAKTRFLAQVTHELRTPLAGVIGMIDLASTDTSATARGDHLASARASARHLLELIDDLLDASREDSWTINVVTIDFDLRDVVAQALAMVSPRARKKGLLLQAEVAEMITARRGDPLRLRQILVNLLYNAVKYTPRGRVSISVVAQDDGVIVFTIADTGVGIATEQQAAVFEPFVQAHGDDVNEGVGLGLAITRELISLLGGTIVLRSEVGTGTEVTVTLTLPTSTGPSADRLRAIDPGSTPSLPLLPVNSRSLRILVAEDHATNAAIAMAILERAGHRPLWVGTGAAAVAAVAAERFDAVLMDLEMPELDGAEATRRIRAAEHRGGALRLPIIALSAHKHAEGTAAAAGMDAYLGKPLDAIALGELLERVIGGDLRGPIDHMARLAKVGGRAELARTIVGTFLSHQPTLIDMIDAALAARHAEDLRRAAHGLRGALLMVGAVEAATIADELEQRTLEPRDLDEAIRLRHRLAIEIARAGAELALAQ